The following are encoded together in the Diachasmimorpha longicaudata isolate KC_UGA_2023 chromosome 3, iyDiaLong2, whole genome shotgun sequence genome:
- the LOC135160618 gene encoding potassium/sodium hyperpolarization-activated cyclic nucleotide-gated channel 1-like, translating into MYKTSFQKMKIIEMLMISITCLHWATCLELYIPLVVGRVAWESSTPRSWLSSDYMKKRDTIAKRYISSLNRATTALMSSSHYLPVITTEDIILNLILTILGRIGFIYVLAQLLQLMTTFDSTKKRNVREVQQFYEYMKHKELPYSIQQRVFEYYEYYQKNIERNKMIISHVSQNLREELLLHEHEEMIEKVNVLRQLPQPVLCQVLSLVKSEIYLPNDSIVKSGTPGDSLFYITCGTVAVVKNTGEENLRLTEGSYFGETCLITEYETCLADVIALELCELSVLKRSDFLSILSSHTNLLNKLQRFGLTRLK; encoded by the exons ATGTACAAAACGTcatttcaaaaaatgaaaatcatcgaGATGCTGATGATCTCGATAACCTGCCTCCACTGGGCAACATGTCTGGAGTTGTACATACCTCTGGTAGTTGGAAGAGTCGCTTGGGAGAGCTCGACGCCCCG ATCATGGCTGTCCTCGGACTACATGAAGAAGAGAGACACGATTGCTAAGCGATACATAAGTTCATTAAATCGGGCGACCACAGCATTGATGAGTTCTAGTCATTACTTGCCTGTCATCACAACTGAAGACATTATTCTGAATCTAATTCTCACGATTCTGGGGAGGATTGGATTCATCTATGTACTAG CGCAATTGCTGCAGCTCATGACGACCTTCGATTCGACAAAAAAACGTAACGTGAGAGAGGTGCAGCAGTTTTACGAGTACATGAAGCATAAAGAACTTCCATATTCCATTCAGCAGAGAGTCTTCGAGTATTATGAATATTATCAGAAGAatattgaaagaaataaaatgattatttCCCACGTGTCGCAAAATTTGCGGGAG GAGCTGTTGCTTCACGAACACGAAGAGATGATCGAAAAAGTCAATGTCCTCAGACAACTGCCCCAGCCCGTGCTCTGCCAGGTGCTGAGCCTCGTGAAGAGTGAAATCTACTTACCGAACGACTCTATAGTCAAATCAGGAACTCCCGGGGATTCCCTGTTCTATATAACCTGCGGTACAGTGGCAGTCGTGAAGAACACAGGAGAAGAAAACCTCCGACTGACTGAGGGCTCTTACTTTGGGGAGACATGCCTTATTACCGAGTATGAAACTTGCCTCGCTGACGTCATAGCCCTCGAATTGTGCGAACTATCTGTGCTGAAACGATCTGACTTTCTCTCGATCCTCAGCTCCCACACGAACTTGCTGAATAAATTGCAGAGGTTTGGATTGACAAGATTAAAATGA
- the LOC135160597 gene encoding uncharacterized protein LOC135160597, whose amino-acid sequence MNQRQKCCLHCPGTWVSSQVRREHTCRLPTYIKGNLKLSSLKQYVAGEDERRERLARHGSEESPEKRAMSRQNSVYDRFAIARKFHAENLEHQPLPDKVDDSVFRNGRSDRGGLFSKSSPDLTKIDGGNRGTRNQKLRTALQYGPSLGCKVPTTNMDLAICWEAPIDPNYEPMWPVHIDGSDGGPAPAVFALVQHEPGDEKSFKTPVERFEAKFINVKGRSRREDQTCQTCEEDNENANDLCENFDGIHITDDEDNRLVKSATYGCPNPRKRQPVHLRSCTPCLCRGDRLRRARCIHSAPHHGAKGIKRNGLSNKVTVPRPRTPYAKRNFCIDTLTPPFTIIEGSRDADYPEHWRLMSVYQQSYRNPKNE is encoded by the exons ATGAACCAGCGTCAGAAGTGCTGTCTTCACTGCCCAGGGACCTGGGTGTCCTCTCAAGTGCGAAGGGAGCACACTTGTCGGTTACCCACCTACATAAAGGGTAATTTGAAGCTCTCCTCTCTGAAGCAGTACGTCGCCGGTGAAGACGAGAGACGGGAGAGACTCGCACGACACGGCTCCGAAGAATCTCCCGAGAAGAGAGCGATGTCTAGACAAAATTCCGTTTACGATAGATTTGCGATAGCCCGAAAATTTCATGCCGAGAATCTGGAGCATCAGCCACTGCCTGATAAGGTTGACGACTCGGTTTTCAGGAATGGCAGGTCTGATCGCGGTGGCTTGTTCAGCAAATCGTCCCCTGATTTGACAAAAATCGATGGGGGGAACCGAG GTACGAGGAATCAGAAACTACGAACAGCCTTGCAATACGGTCCCAGTCTCGGCTGCAAGGTTCCAACCACCAACATGGACCTAGCCATCTGCTGGGAGGCACCAATCGATCCAAATTACGAGCCCATGTGGCCTGTTCACATTGACGGCTCCGACGGTGGTCCCGCACCAGCCGTTTTTGCTCTAGTGCAGCACGAACCAGGCGACGAAAAATCGTTCAAAACCCCGGTGGAGAGATTCGAAGCTAAATTTATAAACGTCAAGGGCCGCAGCAGACGAGAGGACCAGACCTGCCAAACGTGTGAGGAGGATAACGAGAATGCCAACGACCTGTGTGAAAATTTCGATGGCATCCACATCACCGACGACGAGGATAATCGTCTCGTGAAATCGGCGACCTATGGTTGCCCAAATCCCAGGAAGCGACAGCCCGTTCATCTGAGGAGTTGCACGCCCTGTCTCTGCAGGGGTGACAGACTAAGAAGAGCTAGGTGCATTCACTCGGCACCACACCACGGGGCCAAGGGCATCAAGAGAAATGGACTGTCCAACAAGGTTACGGTGCCCAGGCCCAGGACACCGTACgccaaaagaaatttttgcaTTGATACCTTGACTCCTCCGTTCACTATTATCGAAGGGTCCAGGGATGCTGATTATCCAGAACACTGGAGGCTCATGTCGGTTTATCAACAGTCTTACAGAAATCCGAAGAACGAATGA
- the LOC135160604 gene encoding ninjurin-1-like isoform X2, whose amino-acid sequence MVGIRHHDSRVSCDQSLNHEKSSESIARGSVPSEGLIPPESKLLMSREERGDAYDDASVVAYVDDVELTDVPVANSLGMRSSSSEVDDLEPGGKIAPSDDRGIDDGLLPERPFTPRPSNGVIPPQSPFDVNVYQQKKTLAQGMMDLALISANANQLRYVLGSKNHPFYLPSLVMISMSLALQIAVGIGLIWNSRYDVKEDDQVIRANRANNWTVIGVFLVTILNVFISSFGVIDPPDVITISLKNASDDDGGIEPLNRIGYLNGSTS is encoded by the exons ATGGTTGGAATTCGCCACCATGATTCACGTGTTTCGTGTGATCAATCTCTGAACCATGAAAAATCGTCCGAATCAATCGCAAGGGGATCAGTTCCATCCGAGGGATTAATCCCCCCAGAGTCCAA GTTATTAATGAGTCGTGAGGAGCGAGGGGATGCCTACGATGACGCCTCGGTGGTGGCATACGTGGACGACGTCGAGTTGACGGATGTACCGGTGGCCAACTCCCTGGGGATGAGATCATCGAGCTCAG AGGTTGATGACCTGGAACCAGGGGGAAAGATCGCACCTAGTGATGACAGGGGAATCGATGATGGACTACTGCCCGAGAGGCCGTTCACCCCGAGACCCTCTAATGGCGTCATCCCTCCGCAGAGCCCCTTCGACGTCAACGTTTATCAGCAGAAAAAAACACTGGCTCAGGGTATGATGGACCTGGCACTCATATCAGCTAATGCTAATCAACTGAGATACGTTCTCGGGTCGAAGAACCATCCGTTTTATCTGCCCTCTCTGGTCATGATCTCTATGAGTCTCGCTCTGCAGATTGCCGTGGGCATCGGACTCATCTGGAACAGCAGATATGACGTCAAGGAAGACGATCAGGTCATCAGGGCCAACAGGGCGAATAACTGGACTGTCATTGGAGTATTTCTTGTTACTATTCTCAATGTTTTTATATCGTCGTTCGGGGTCATTGATCCACCTGATGTTATCACAATCTCCCTGAAGAACGCCAGCGATGATGATGGAGGAATCGAACCGCTCAATCGTATCGGGTATTTAAACGGATCTACTTCGTGa
- the LOC135160604 gene encoding uncharacterized protein LOC135160604 isoform X1 — MVGIRHHDSRVSCDQSLNHEKSSESIARGSVPSEGLIPPESKLLMSREERGDAYDDASVVAYVDDVELTDVPVANSLGMRSSSSGNARLLPLLETDNRFNPPPTYGPEVDDLEPGGKIAPSDDRGIDDGLLPERPFTPRPSNGVIPPQSPFDVNVYQQKKTLAQGMMDLALISANANQLRYVLGSKNHPFYLPSLVMISMSLALQIAVGIGLIWNSRYDVKEDDQVIRANRANNWTVIGVFLVTILNVFISSFGVIDPPDVITISLKNASDDDGGIEPLNRIGYLNGSTS, encoded by the exons ATGGTTGGAATTCGCCACCATGATTCACGTGTTTCGTGTGATCAATCTCTGAACCATGAAAAATCGTCCGAATCAATCGCAAGGGGATCAGTTCCATCCGAGGGATTAATCCCCCCAGAGTCCAA GTTATTAATGAGTCGTGAGGAGCGAGGGGATGCCTACGATGACGCCTCGGTGGTGGCATACGTGGACGACGTCGAGTTGACGGATGTACCGGTGGCCAACTCCCTGGGGATGAGATCATCGAGCTCAGGTAATGCCCGATTACTTCCCCTTCTGGAGACAGACAACAGATTTAATCCTCCGCCCACGTACGGTCCAGAGGTTGATGACCTGGAACCAGGGGGAAAGATCGCACCTAGTGATGACAGGGGAATCGATGATGGACTACTGCCCGAGAGGCCGTTCACCCCGAGACCCTCTAATGGCGTCATCCCTCCGCAGAGCCCCTTCGACGTCAACGTTTATCAGCAGAAAAAAACACTGGCTCAGGGTATGATGGACCTGGCACTCATATCAGCTAATGCTAATCAACTGAGATACGTTCTCGGGTCGAAGAACCATCCGTTTTATCTGCCCTCTCTGGTCATGATCTCTATGAGTCTCGCTCTGCAGATTGCCGTGGGCATCGGACTCATCTGGAACAGCAGATATGACGTCAAGGAAGACGATCAGGTCATCAGGGCCAACAGGGCGAATAACTGGACTGTCATTGGAGTATTTCTTGTTACTATTCTCAATGTTTTTATATCGTCGTTCGGGGTCATTGATCCACCTGATGTTATCACAATCTCCCTGAAGAACGCCAGCGATGATGATGGAGGAATCGAACCGCTCAATCGTATCGGGTATTTAAACGGATCTACTTCGTGa
- the LOC135160604 gene encoding ninjurin-1-like isoform X3 translates to MWFVRLLMSREERGDAYDDASVVAYVDDVELTDVPVANSLGMRSSSSGNARLLPLLETDNRFNPPPTYGPEVDDLEPGGKIAPSDDRGIDDGLLPERPFTPRPSNGVIPPQSPFDVNVYQQKKTLAQGMMDLALISANANQLRYVLGSKNHPFYLPSLVMISMSLALQIAVGIGLIWNSRYDVKEDDQVIRANRANNWTVIGVFLVTILNVFISSFGVIDPPDVITISLKNASDDDGGIEPLNRIGYLNGSTS, encoded by the exons A TGTGGTTCGTCAGGTTATTAATGAGTCGTGAGGAGCGAGGGGATGCCTACGATGACGCCTCGGTGGTGGCATACGTGGACGACGTCGAGTTGACGGATGTACCGGTGGCCAACTCCCTGGGGATGAGATCATCGAGCTCAGGTAATGCCCGATTACTTCCCCTTCTGGAGACAGACAACAGATTTAATCCTCCGCCCACGTACGGTCCAGAGGTTGATGACCTGGAACCAGGGGGAAAGATCGCACCTAGTGATGACAGGGGAATCGATGATGGACTACTGCCCGAGAGGCCGTTCACCCCGAGACCCTCTAATGGCGTCATCCCTCCGCAGAGCCCCTTCGACGTCAACGTTTATCAGCAGAAAAAAACACTGGCTCAGGGTATGATGGACCTGGCACTCATATCAGCTAATGCTAATCAACTGAGATACGTTCTCGGGTCGAAGAACCATCCGTTTTATCTGCCCTCTCTGGTCATGATCTCTATGAGTCTCGCTCTGCAGATTGCCGTGGGCATCGGACTCATCTGGAACAGCAGATATGACGTCAAGGAAGACGATCAGGTCATCAGGGCCAACAGGGCGAATAACTGGACTGTCATTGGAGTATTTCTTGTTACTATTCTCAATGTTTTTATATCGTCGTTCGGGGTCATTGATCCACCTGATGTTATCACAATCTCCCTGAAGAACGCCAGCGATGATGATGGAGGAATCGAACCGCTCAATCGTATCGGGTATTTAAACGGATCTACTTCGTGa
- the LOC135160604 gene encoding ninjurin-1-like isoform X4, producing MWFVRLLMSREERGDAYDDASVVAYVDDVELTDVPVANSLGMRSSSSEVDDLEPGGKIAPSDDRGIDDGLLPERPFTPRPSNGVIPPQSPFDVNVYQQKKTLAQGMMDLALISANANQLRYVLGSKNHPFYLPSLVMISMSLALQIAVGIGLIWNSRYDVKEDDQVIRANRANNWTVIGVFLVTILNVFISSFGVIDPPDVITISLKNASDDDGGIEPLNRIGYLNGSTS from the exons A TGTGGTTCGTCAGGTTATTAATGAGTCGTGAGGAGCGAGGGGATGCCTACGATGACGCCTCGGTGGTGGCATACGTGGACGACGTCGAGTTGACGGATGTACCGGTGGCCAACTCCCTGGGGATGAGATCATCGAGCTCAG AGGTTGATGACCTGGAACCAGGGGGAAAGATCGCACCTAGTGATGACAGGGGAATCGATGATGGACTACTGCCCGAGAGGCCGTTCACCCCGAGACCCTCTAATGGCGTCATCCCTCCGCAGAGCCCCTTCGACGTCAACGTTTATCAGCAGAAAAAAACACTGGCTCAGGGTATGATGGACCTGGCACTCATATCAGCTAATGCTAATCAACTGAGATACGTTCTCGGGTCGAAGAACCATCCGTTTTATCTGCCCTCTCTGGTCATGATCTCTATGAGTCTCGCTCTGCAGATTGCCGTGGGCATCGGACTCATCTGGAACAGCAGATATGACGTCAAGGAAGACGATCAGGTCATCAGGGCCAACAGGGCGAATAACTGGACTGTCATTGGAGTATTTCTTGTTACTATTCTCAATGTTTTTATATCGTCGTTCGGGGTCATTGATCCACCTGATGTTATCACAATCTCCCTGAAGAACGCCAGCGATGATGATGGAGGAATCGAACCGCTCAATCGTATCGGGTATTTAAACGGATCTACTTCGTGa
- the LOC135160599 gene encoding uncharacterized protein LOC135160599 isoform X1, whose amino-acid sequence MPLNHRLVHRSVPKMTTTDLPGIMMMNDSNCAICAMGPPPNLILSIPPPPIPSFLQYGSEVHSQTGMPISGTVNGTICNHHCDWKVDGVQYVEMPHQGNSNGNLFDDTWLLILVLSCVGIIVVSVLLVIVLLRCKFNTSQKGGTISMPAAAITQPKSARIQNETVLYPCTADGMQDSRIMWATLTPRGTTRHYLEDHTYETVGNGMTPKRTYPTAPVENIYIEPPVSSPVRSTPKEEIAFDNTAFVDYEEPLSMKAEYFQLNDVLEPNESELYGCQRETYRPRVSSPTRIEHPNLPPLNLHPHNRTIRKNSSIQQIGADTILRNSLALAAYTPDI is encoded by the exons ATGCCATTGAACCATCGATTAGTTCACAGAAGTGTTCCGAAG ATGACGACAACAGATTTGCCGGGAATAATGATGATGAACGACTCGAATTGCGCTATTTGCGCAATGGGTCCACCTCCTAATTTGATTCTGTCCATTCCACCTCCGCCCATTCCCTCGTTTTTACAATATGGATCGGAGGTCCATTCGCAGACTGGCATGCCCATCTCTGGGACAGTCAATGGGACCATCTGTAATCATCACTGTGATTGGAAAGTTGATGGAGTACAGTATGTCGAGATGCCCCATCAAGGTAATAGCAATG GAAATTTGTTCGATGACACGTGGCTACTGATCCTCGTTCTCTCGTGCGTCGGAATCATTGTCGTCAGTGTTTTGTTAGTGATTGTTCTGTTACGATGCAAATT caaTACTAGTCAAAAAGGGGGCACAATTTCGATGCCGGCGGCAGCGATAACTCAGCCAAAAAGCGCGCGCATTCAAAATGAAACCGTATTGTATCCGTGCACGGCGGACGGCATGCAGGACAGCCGAATAATGTGGGCGACATTGACACCTCGGGGAACGACACGACATTACCTCGAGGATCATACGTACGAGACTGTGGGCAATGGAATGACCCCTAAACGTACTTATCCAACGGCGCCAGTCGAAAAT ATTTACATTGAACCGCCAGTTTCATCACCAGTGAGATCGACTCCAAAGGAGGAAATCGCTTTCGATAACACTGCATTCGTCGATTACGAAGAGCCATTGTCCATGAAGGCAgaatattttcagttgaatGATGTGCTAGAACCTAATGAGTCAG AGCTTTACGGCTGTCAGAGAGAGACCTATCGGCCCCGAGTGAGTTCTCCAACGAGGATAGAACACCCAAACCTGCCACCCCTGAACCTCCACCCCCACAACCGCACGATTCGCAAAAACTCGTCGATCCAACAAATCGGCGCTGACACAATCCTCAGAAACAGTCTTGCCCTAGCCGCTTACACCCCCGACATCTAA
- the LOC135160599 gene encoding uncharacterized protein LOC135160599 isoform X4, translated as MTTTDLPGIMMMNDSNCAICAMGPPPNLILSIPPPPIPSFLQYGSEVHSQTGMPISGTVNGTICNHHCDWKVDGVQYVEMPHQGNSNGNLFDDTWLLILVLSCVGIIVVSVLLVIVLLRCKFNTSQKGGTISMPAAAITQPKSARIQNETVLYPCTADGMQDSRIMWATLTPRGTTRHYLEDHTYETVGNGMTPKRTYPTAPVENIYIEPPVSSPVRSTPKEEIAFDNTAFVDYEEPLSMKAEYFQLNDVLEPNESELYGCQRETYRPRVSSPTRIEHPNLPPLNLHPHNRTIRKNSSIQQIGADTILRNSLALAAYTPDI; from the exons ATGACGACAACAGATTTGCCGGGAATAATGATGATGAACGACTCGAATTGCGCTATTTGCGCAATGGGTCCACCTCCTAATTTGATTCTGTCCATTCCACCTCCGCCCATTCCCTCGTTTTTACAATATGGATCGGAGGTCCATTCGCAGACTGGCATGCCCATCTCTGGGACAGTCAATGGGACCATCTGTAATCATCACTGTGATTGGAAAGTTGATGGAGTACAGTATGTCGAGATGCCCCATCAAGGTAATAGCAATG GAAATTTGTTCGATGACACGTGGCTACTGATCCTCGTTCTCTCGTGCGTCGGAATCATTGTCGTCAGTGTTTTGTTAGTGATTGTTCTGTTACGATGCAAATT caaTACTAGTCAAAAAGGGGGCACAATTTCGATGCCGGCGGCAGCGATAACTCAGCCAAAAAGCGCGCGCATTCAAAATGAAACCGTATTGTATCCGTGCACGGCGGACGGCATGCAGGACAGCCGAATAATGTGGGCGACATTGACACCTCGGGGAACGACACGACATTACCTCGAGGATCATACGTACGAGACTGTGGGCAATGGAATGACCCCTAAACGTACTTATCCAACGGCGCCAGTCGAAAAT ATTTACATTGAACCGCCAGTTTCATCACCAGTGAGATCGACTCCAAAGGAGGAAATCGCTTTCGATAACACTGCATTCGTCGATTACGAAGAGCCATTGTCCATGAAGGCAgaatattttcagttgaatGATGTGCTAGAACCTAATGAGTCAG AGCTTTACGGCTGTCAGAGAGAGACCTATCGGCCCCGAGTGAGTTCTCCAACGAGGATAGAACACCCAAACCTGCCACCCCTGAACCTCCACCCCCACAACCGCACGATTCGCAAAAACTCGTCGATCCAACAAATCGGCGCTGACACAATCCTCAGAAACAGTCTTGCCCTAGCCGCTTACACCCCCGACATCTAA
- the LOC135160599 gene encoding uncharacterized protein LOC135160599 isoform X2, with the protein MPLNHRLVHRSVPKMTTTDLPGIMMMNDSNCAICAMGPPPNLILSIPPPPIPSFLQYGSEVHSQTGMPISGTVNGTICNHHCDWKVDGVQYVEMPHQVAGNLFDDTWLLILVLSCVGIIVVSVLLVIVLLRCKFNTSQKGGTISMPAAAITQPKSARIQNETVLYPCTADGMQDSRIMWATLTPRGTTRHYLEDHTYETVGNGMTPKRTYPTAPVENIYIEPPVSSPVRSTPKEEIAFDNTAFVDYEEPLSMKAEYFQLNDVLEPNESELYGCQRETYRPRVSSPTRIEHPNLPPLNLHPHNRTIRKNSSIQQIGADTILRNSLALAAYTPDI; encoded by the exons ATGCCATTGAACCATCGATTAGTTCACAGAAGTGTTCCGAAG ATGACGACAACAGATTTGCCGGGAATAATGATGATGAACGACTCGAATTGCGCTATTTGCGCAATGGGTCCACCTCCTAATTTGATTCTGTCCATTCCACCTCCGCCCATTCCCTCGTTTTTACAATATGGATCGGAGGTCCATTCGCAGACTGGCATGCCCATCTCTGGGACAGTCAATGGGACCATCTGTAATCATCACTGTGATTGGAAAGTTGATGGAGTACAGTATGTCGAGATGCCCCATCAAG TTGCAGGAAATTTGTTCGATGACACGTGGCTACTGATCCTCGTTCTCTCGTGCGTCGGAATCATTGTCGTCAGTGTTTTGTTAGTGATTGTTCTGTTACGATGCAAATT caaTACTAGTCAAAAAGGGGGCACAATTTCGATGCCGGCGGCAGCGATAACTCAGCCAAAAAGCGCGCGCATTCAAAATGAAACCGTATTGTATCCGTGCACGGCGGACGGCATGCAGGACAGCCGAATAATGTGGGCGACATTGACACCTCGGGGAACGACACGACATTACCTCGAGGATCATACGTACGAGACTGTGGGCAATGGAATGACCCCTAAACGTACTTATCCAACGGCGCCAGTCGAAAAT ATTTACATTGAACCGCCAGTTTCATCACCAGTGAGATCGACTCCAAAGGAGGAAATCGCTTTCGATAACACTGCATTCGTCGATTACGAAGAGCCATTGTCCATGAAGGCAgaatattttcagttgaatGATGTGCTAGAACCTAATGAGTCAG AGCTTTACGGCTGTCAGAGAGAGACCTATCGGCCCCGAGTGAGTTCTCCAACGAGGATAGAACACCCAAACCTGCCACCCCTGAACCTCCACCCCCACAACCGCACGATTCGCAAAAACTCGTCGATCCAACAAATCGGCGCTGACACAATCCTCAGAAACAGTCTTGCCCTAGCCGCTTACACCCCCGACATCTAA
- the LOC135160599 gene encoding uncharacterized protein LOC135160599 isoform X3 encodes MPLNHRLVHRSVPKMTTTDLPGIMMMNDSNCAICAMGPPPNLILSIPPPPIPSFLQYGSEVHSQTGMPISGTVNGTICNHHCDWKVDGVQYVEMPHQGNLFDDTWLLILVLSCVGIIVVSVLLVIVLLRCKFNTSQKGGTISMPAAAITQPKSARIQNETVLYPCTADGMQDSRIMWATLTPRGTTRHYLEDHTYETVGNGMTPKRTYPTAPVENIYIEPPVSSPVRSTPKEEIAFDNTAFVDYEEPLSMKAEYFQLNDVLEPNESELYGCQRETYRPRVSSPTRIEHPNLPPLNLHPHNRTIRKNSSIQQIGADTILRNSLALAAYTPDI; translated from the exons ATGCCATTGAACCATCGATTAGTTCACAGAAGTGTTCCGAAG ATGACGACAACAGATTTGCCGGGAATAATGATGATGAACGACTCGAATTGCGCTATTTGCGCAATGGGTCCACCTCCTAATTTGATTCTGTCCATTCCACCTCCGCCCATTCCCTCGTTTTTACAATATGGATCGGAGGTCCATTCGCAGACTGGCATGCCCATCTCTGGGACAGTCAATGGGACCATCTGTAATCATCACTGTGATTGGAAAGTTGATGGAGTACAGTATGTCGAGATGCCCCATCAAG GAAATTTGTTCGATGACACGTGGCTACTGATCCTCGTTCTCTCGTGCGTCGGAATCATTGTCGTCAGTGTTTTGTTAGTGATTGTTCTGTTACGATGCAAATT caaTACTAGTCAAAAAGGGGGCACAATTTCGATGCCGGCGGCAGCGATAACTCAGCCAAAAAGCGCGCGCATTCAAAATGAAACCGTATTGTATCCGTGCACGGCGGACGGCATGCAGGACAGCCGAATAATGTGGGCGACATTGACACCTCGGGGAACGACACGACATTACCTCGAGGATCATACGTACGAGACTGTGGGCAATGGAATGACCCCTAAACGTACTTATCCAACGGCGCCAGTCGAAAAT ATTTACATTGAACCGCCAGTTTCATCACCAGTGAGATCGACTCCAAAGGAGGAAATCGCTTTCGATAACACTGCATTCGTCGATTACGAAGAGCCATTGTCCATGAAGGCAgaatattttcagttgaatGATGTGCTAGAACCTAATGAGTCAG AGCTTTACGGCTGTCAGAGAGAGACCTATCGGCCCCGAGTGAGTTCTCCAACGAGGATAGAACACCCAAACCTGCCACCCCTGAACCTCCACCCCCACAACCGCACGATTCGCAAAAACTCGTCGATCCAACAAATCGGCGCTGACACAATCCTCAGAAACAGTCTTGCCCTAGCCGCTTACACCCCCGACATCTAA